A part of Coriobacteriia bacterium genomic DNA contains:
- a CDS encoding cation:proton antiporter subunit C yields the protein MMLQGLWQNLDYVASVVLFCIGLYTVITKSNLIKKFMGLNIMETSVFAFIVALGVVDGGDAPIMGAGAEPPFINPLPQALILTGIVVAVSTTALALSLIIRIWKQTGTIEADELREIE from the coding sequence ATGATGCTTCAGGGACTGTGGCAGAACCTCGACTACGTGGCCTCTGTGGTGCTCTTCTGCATCGGCTTGTACACGGTCATCACCAAGAGCAACCTCATCAAGAAGTTCATGGGCCTCAACATCATGGAGACCTCCGTCTTCGCCTTCATCGTCGCGCTTGGCGTGGTGGACGGCGGGGATGCGCCGATCATGGGCGCCGGTGCCGAGCCGCCGTTCATCAATCCCCTCCCGCAGGCGCTGATCCTGACCGGCATCGTCGTTGCGGTGAGCACGACCGCGCTGGCACTGAGCCTCATCATTCGGATCTGGAAGCAGACCGGGACGATCGAAGCCGATGAACTCAGGGAGATCGAGTGA
- a CDS encoding MnhB domain-containing protein: MIRRALVVALLIAVAVPLLLAMSQLPPHGSPDTPPNTHVSPYYLEHGAEEGGAENIVTAVILNYRGFDTEGEVTVIFTSMAAVLAVLMLAKPDRAPRVAPTPELPVSVVVRFIVRVLAPFIAMFAIYVILNGHVTPGGGFQGGTILGALVIALSLVLSREDADALLPRKPEHLLQAAAPIAFFLVGMAGLLYWGEYLYFPRDEAQRWIGVLMLTIIEIGIGVGGACVLIRIFRAMRTE; the protein is encoded by the coding sequence ATGATACGTCGAGCCCTCGTCGTCGCACTCCTCATCGCGGTGGCCGTGCCGCTGCTGCTCGCCATGTCCCAGCTGCCGCCACACGGCTCGCCTGACACACCGCCGAATACGCACGTCTCGCCCTACTACCTGGAGCACGGAGCCGAGGAGGGCGGCGCCGAGAACATCGTGACCGCCGTCATCCTCAACTACCGCGGCTTCGACACCGAGGGCGAGGTCACGGTCATCTTCACGTCCATGGCGGCTGTGCTCGCCGTGCTGATGCTCGCCAAGCCGGATCGCGCGCCCAGGGTGGCGCCGACACCAGAGCTCCCGGTGAGCGTGGTCGTGCGATTCATCGTCCGGGTGCTGGCGCCCTTCATCGCGATGTTCGCCATCTACGTCATCCTCAACGGTCACGTCACGCCCGGCGGTGGCTTCCAGGGCGGCACCATCCTCGGTGCGCTCGTCATCGCGCTCTCGCTGGTCTTGAGCCGGGAGGATGCGGACGCACTCTTGCCGCGCAAGCCGGAGCATCTGTTGCAGGCGGCGGCCCCCATCGCCTTCTTCCTCGTGGGGATGGCCGGGCTGCTGTACTGGGGCGAGTATCTCTACTTCCCCCGGGACGAAGCGCAGCGATGGATCGGCGTGCTCATGCTCACGATCATCGAGATCGGTATCGGCGTTGGCGGTGCGTGCGTGCTCATCCGCATCTTCCGAGCGATGAGGACCGAATGA
- a CDS encoding DUF4040 domain-containing protein, translating into MSTIFDITLILLLIACSVAVVRLKDLLAATVVFSTYSLTMCLLWLHRGAPDVAMTEAAVGAGITTVLFLIAISRTTGRER; encoded by the coding sequence GTGAGCACCATCTTCGACATCACGCTGATCCTGCTGCTGATCGCCTGCTCGGTCGCGGTGGTGCGGCTCAAGGACCTGCTCGCGGCCACCGTGGTCTTCTCCACATACAGCCTGACCATGTGCCTGTTGTGGCTGCACCGGGGTGCTCCCGACGTGGCGATGACCGAGGCTGCTGTGGGGGCGGGCATCACCACGGTGCTCTTCCTGATCGCGATCAGTCGGACCACGGGGCGCGAGCGATGA
- the mnhG gene encoding monovalent cation/H(+) antiporter subunit G has product MGWLTSARDALAIVLCCFGAFFFIVGTLGMLRFPDFYARTHAATKCDTVGAGSILLALALLRGFEPDMPKLVLLAGLVMLSSPTAAHALARAAYRTGLQPWLKPGDDS; this is encoded by the coding sequence ATGGGGTGGCTCACTTCAGCACGTGACGCGCTCGCCATCGTGCTGTGCTGCTTCGGCGCCTTCTTCTTCATCGTCGGCACGCTCGGCATGCTCCGCTTCCCGGACTTCTATGCACGCACCCACGCCGCCACAAAGTGCGACACCGTCGGCGCGGGCTCGATTCTGTTGGCGCTCGCCCTTCTCCGCGGCTTCGAGCCGGACATGCCGAAGCTGGTGCTGCTCGCCGGGCTCGTCATGCTCTCGAGTCCCACCGCCGCGCATGCGTTGGCGCGCGCGGCTTACCGCACCGGACTCCAGCCCTGGCTGAAGCCTGGTGATGATTCGTGA
- a CDS encoding monovalent cation/H+ antiporter complex subunit F: MTTFLWAIAIVLLVNAFLCLLRGYLGPTVADRILAINVVGTKTMVVLCLLAFVFERSLFVDVAIVYGLLNFVVTIAAGRFLETGHLKGDW; the protein is encoded by the coding sequence GTGACGACGTTCCTCTGGGCCATAGCGATCGTGCTGCTTGTGAACGCGTTCCTCTGCCTCCTGCGCGGCTATCTCGGCCCGACGGTCGCCGACCGCATCCTTGCGATCAACGTGGTGGGCACCAAGACCATGGTCGTTCTGTGTCTCCTCGCGTTCGTGTTCGAGCGGAGCCTGTTCGTCGACGTGGCGATCGTCTACGGGCTGCTCAACTTCGTCGTCACCATCGCGGCGGGCCGATTCCTGGAGACCGGACACCTCAAGGGTGACTGGTGA
- a CDS encoding Na+/H+ antiporter subunit E, producing the protein MRRLVSSAVLFVFWLVITGSVKPLDLGIGLVLSVAIGYWAEHVLWRGEREPLTAHAWLRVPAYLLWLVKEIVVAALYVAERVLDPKLGIAPVIHAHRVHFKSDTARVAFANSITLTPGTITVDVSEDTFVIHCLNASFSDGVSSGDFERRVARTFDG; encoded by the coding sequence ATGAGACGCCTCGTCTCTTCCGCGGTCCTGTTCGTCTTCTGGCTCGTGATCACCGGGTCGGTCAAGCCGCTCGATCTGGGCATCGGCCTGGTCCTGAGCGTGGCGATCGGCTACTGGGCGGAGCACGTCCTGTGGCGCGGCGAGCGCGAACCGCTCACCGCGCACGCCTGGCTCCGGGTGCCCGCGTACCTACTCTGGCTCGTCAAGGAGATCGTGGTGGCGGCCCTTTACGTTGCCGAGCGGGTGCTCGACCCCAAGCTCGGCATCGCACCGGTCATCCACGCCCATCGTGTCCACTTCAAGAGCGATACCGCACGGGTGGCCTTCGCGAACTCGATCACCCTCACTCCCGGCACGATCACCGTCGACGTATCCGAGGACACCTTCGTCATCCATTGTCTGAACGCATCGTTCTCGGACGGGGTCTCGAGCGGCGACTTCGAGCGCCGCGTCGCCCGGACCTTCGACGGCTAG
- a CDS encoding diguanylate cyclase, with amino-acid sequence MYEVTAGAEEERVPQSRFALSSILLVAAALAFVTALIVLSGEPSPAWFLYLLPIIIGALAYDIAGGILVTALSAGALILAAPPTTLTGRGLELVAGFGVFAVCGIVVGLQARRQRVQRVALERASLFDSLTGVLKAEHFVSELGDEVRRGDRYAHNVGLVLVHVEGFDEFSRVFGHYKTESMLQHLCDVIRLTVRATDTVGRLDPTTFAVALPHADAARATAVAERLTSTTRAAEFEGDALEPVTACVTTAASASYPAEAVDQIELLQQAKSRLGQRRAAERDAGEKNAAVL; translated from the coding sequence ATGTATGAAGTGACCGCTGGCGCCGAGGAGGAACGCGTCCCGCAAAGCAGGTTCGCCCTATCGAGCATCCTGCTCGTCGCCGCAGCATTGGCGTTCGTCACAGCACTCATCGTGCTGTCGGGCGAACCATCACCTGCGTGGTTCCTGTACCTGCTGCCGATCATCATCGGTGCGCTGGCGTACGACATCGCAGGCGGCATCCTCGTGACAGCACTCAGCGCAGGTGCCCTGATCCTCGCCGCACCACCAACGACGCTCACCGGTCGAGGCCTCGAGCTCGTCGCAGGCTTTGGGGTCTTTGCTGTGTGCGGGATCGTGGTCGGCCTCCAGGCGCGCCGGCAGCGAGTGCAGCGCGTGGCACTTGAGCGCGCATCGCTCTTCGATTCGCTGACGGGAGTGCTCAAGGCGGAGCACTTCGTCTCCGAACTCGGCGACGAAGTCCGGCGTGGCGATCGCTATGCACATAACGTGGGGCTCGTGCTTGTCCACGTGGAAGGCTTCGACGAGTTCTCCCGCGTATTCGGACACTACAAGACCGAGTCGATGCTGCAGCATCTCTGCGACGTCATCCGCCTGACGGTGCGCGCCACCGACACCGTCGGCAGGCTCGATCCCACGACCTTCGCAGTCGCTCTGCCGCACGCCGACGCAGCACGTGCAACAGCGGTCGCCGAACGGCTCACCTCGACGACCCGTGCCGCTGAGTTCGAGGGAGACGCGCTCGAGCCGGTGACGGCCTGCGTCACGACCGCCGCGTCGGCAAGCTACCCGGCCGAGGCCGTCGACCAGATCGAACTGCTGCAGCAGGCGAAGTCCCGTCTTGGACAACGACGGGCAGCCGAGCGTGACGCAGGCGAGAAGAACGCAGCGGTGCTATGA
- a CDS encoding hemolysin III family protein — MTGEDQSNHGHPYSLGEEIANAVTHGVGAALSVAALVALVFTAALWGNGWHLASAIVYGVTMFLLYIASTLYHAITYPKARRVFKVIDHAGIYLLIAGTYTPFTLVTIRDDGGWLLFAVVWTLAAVGIALEAFWVDRPKWLSALVYLGMGWLAIFAIRPIAANLEPAGVWLLFGGGLAYTLGTIFYVLKRVRFMHAVWHLWVLAGSALHFVAVMFYVFPRA; from the coding sequence GTGACGGGCGAGGATCAGTCCAACCACGGACATCCCTACTCGTTGGGCGAGGAGATCGCCAACGCGGTCACGCACGGCGTTGGCGCCGCCCTGAGCGTCGCGGCGCTGGTCGCGCTCGTGTTCACGGCGGCTCTCTGGGGAAACGGATGGCATCTGGCGAGTGCGATCGTCTACGGCGTGACCATGTTCCTGCTCTACATCGCCTCGACCCTCTACCACGCGATCACCTATCCGAAGGCGCGCCGGGTGTTCAAAGTGATCGACCACGCGGGCATCTACCTCCTGATCGCTGGCACCTACACGCCCTTCACTCTCGTGACGATCCGTGACGACGGGGGCTGGTTGCTGTTCGCCGTGGTGTGGACGCTGGCCGCCGTAGGCATAGCGCTTGAGGCCTTCTGGGTGGACCGGCCGAAGTGGCTCTCGGCCCTCGTCTACCTGGGGATGGGCTGGCTCGCGATCTTCGCCATCAGGCCGATCGCCGCCAACCTGGAGCCGGCAGGCGTGTGGCTTCTGTTCGGCGGCGGGCTGGCCTACACGCTCGGAACGATCTTCTACGTGCTCAAGCGCGTGAGGTTCATGCACGCGGTCTGGCACCTATGGGTGCTCGCCGGCAGCGCACTCCACTTTGTTGCTGTGATGTTCTACGTCTTCCCGCGTGCGTAG
- a CDS encoding universal stress protein, translating to MFSNAIVATDLGPASEGIVACAGALKALGVREAILVYAIDLETEPSADQDVAFQQQLDSLEAVGVRVHVETPLGYAPHAITQLALEHNAGIIVMGTRGQGLFHTGFSGSVSSDVVRLSTVPVLLVPAATGASAESGGAVCARLLSSILVPVDLASGAERVCELACGLVRTGAPRVEILHAIEMSFEAVRDNREARARAMLDDFAATARASGAAEVITTIVRGRPDEEVARLAATGRYSLVVLAPGCHDTIDQAFGSVTSSVIRGSLTPVLLAPPTCDTTFYARGKT from the coding sequence ATGTTCTCGAACGCCATAGTCGCCACGGACCTGGGCCCGGCGTCCGAGGGCATCGTCGCCTGCGCCGGCGCGCTCAAGGCGCTCGGCGTCCGGGAGGCGATCCTGGTATACGCGATCGACCTGGAGACCGAACCTTCGGCGGACCAGGACGTGGCGTTCCAGCAGCAACTCGACTCGCTCGAGGCCGTCGGTGTGCGGGTCCACGTGGAGACTCCCCTCGGCTATGCACCGCATGCGATCACGCAACTGGCACTCGAACACAACGCCGGCATCATCGTCATGGGCACGCGCGGACAGGGCTTGTTCCACACGGGGTTCTCCGGCAGCGTCAGCTCGGACGTGGTGCGCCTCAGCACGGTCCCGGTCCTGCTTGTGCCGGCTGCGACGGGCGCCAGCGCGGAGTCGGGCGGGGCCGTGTGCGCTCGACTGCTTTCCTCGATTCTCGTCCCCGTGGACCTCGCCTCGGGCGCCGAGCGCGTGTGTGAGCTCGCGTGCGGGCTCGTGCGCACCGGTGCACCCCGAGTCGAGATCCTGCACGCGATCGAGATGTCCTTTGAGGCGGTTCGTGATAATCGTGAGGCCCGGGCGCGCGCGATGCTCGACGACTTTGCGGCCACCGCACGTGCGTCGGGTGCTGCCGAGGTGATCACGACCATCGTTCGGGGAAGACCCGACGAGGAGGTCGCACGGCTTGCGGCGACCGGCCGTTACAGCCTGGTCGTCCTCGCGCCCGGATGCCACGACACCATCGATCAGGCCTTCGGCTCGGTCACGAGCTCGGTCATCCGCGGGTCGTTGACACCGGTGTTGCTCGCCCCTCCCACCTGCGACACGACCTTCTACGCACGCGGGAAGACGTAG
- a CDS encoding HD domain-containing protein: MSEASATTLVTALSGARKAHSLYPEAHPEHRAALDGFVGGVGEAAAAGPFTLNLHIGRLYHDSRVLPADAPGMRSMAECFEAHRIESLTFHSGFTGSDAVALIDVLALKPSPELDVAIELESRGVAGVTAQRLESPDAEAAQEREEQRGRDRAMYHRLVAAMKRINVQLSSGGSASLGETGTIVESILDRFMEDSAAVLGLAMMRDPSDADLFHSVNTMIYSLTIGVGLEIPQEGLNNLGACALLHDIGKLAFDRNDPAQADRIRLLHPRIGAEILSRMPEIDRSAMLVAYEHHFKPDGTGWPEMEPNYIAHPYSRMVGIADRYDRLTTDPPAGEGFTPDRAVVQLLRETTGSLDQTFTRVFVREMGAFPVGCLVRLSDLSVGVVCAPGEDPLQPRVRLVYGADGLALETKVETDLAGSELSIVEVVPPADLSETVSDHL, encoded by the coding sequence GTGAGCGAAGCATCGGCGACAACACTCGTGACCGCGCTCTCGGGGGCACGCAAAGCGCACAGCCTCTATCCCGAGGCCCATCCCGAGCACCGCGCCGCACTGGACGGCTTCGTCGGCGGGGTCGGAGAGGCCGCCGCAGCCGGGCCCTTCACCTTGAACCTGCATATCGGTCGGCTGTACCACGACAGCCGCGTCCTGCCGGCGGACGCCCCGGGCATGCGTTCGATGGCTGAGTGCTTCGAGGCTCATCGCATCGAGAGCCTGACGTTCCACTCGGGCTTCACCGGATCAGACGCCGTGGCGCTGATCGACGTGCTCGCGCTCAAGCCGTCGCCCGAGCTCGACGTAGCGATCGAGCTCGAGTCTCGTGGAGTCGCAGGGGTGACGGCACAGCGGCTCGAAAGCCCGGACGCGGAGGCCGCCCAGGAACGCGAGGAGCAGCGGGGGCGAGATCGCGCGATGTATCACCGGCTGGTAGCCGCGATGAAGCGCATCAACGTCCAGCTGAGCAGCGGTGGATCAGCAAGCCTCGGCGAGACGGGGACGATCGTCGAGAGCATCCTCGACCGGTTCATGGAGGACAGCGCCGCCGTCCTCGGCCTGGCGATGATGCGGGATCCAAGCGATGCCGACCTGTTCCACTCGGTGAACACGATGATCTACTCGCTCACCATCGGCGTGGGCCTGGAGATACCGCAGGAGGGGCTCAACAACCTCGGTGCGTGCGCGCTGCTGCATGACATCGGCAAGCTCGCCTTCGACCGGAACGATCCCGCTCAGGCCGACCGCATCCGCCTGCTTCATCCGCGCATCGGCGCAGAGATCCTGAGCCGCATGCCCGAGATAGACCGGTCGGCGATGCTCGTAGCCTACGAGCATCACTTCAAGCCCGACGGAACGGGCTGGCCGGAGATGGAGCCGAACTACATCGCGCACCCGTACAGCCGCATGGTGGGCATCGCGGATCGCTACGACCGGCTCACCACCGACCCCCCCGCCGGGGAGGGTTTCACCCCCGACCGCGCGGTAGTCCAGTTGCTTCGCGAGACCACGGGCTCCCTCGACCAGACGTTCACTCGCGTGTTCGTGCGCGAGATGGGCGCGTTCCCGGTTGGGTGCCTCGTCCGATTGTCGGACTTGTCGGTAGGCGTCGTGTGCGCCCCGGGTGAGGATCCGCTTCAGCCGAGGGTGCGGCTGGTTTACGGCGCCGACGGTCTCGCGCTCGAAACGAAAGTCGAGACGGACCTGGCCGGCTCGGAGCTGAGCATCGTAGAGGTCGTGCCGCCCGCTGACTTGAGCGAAACAGTCTCGGATCACCTGTGA
- a CDS encoding hemolysin family protein, translating into MGEILLVIVLIAINGYFAAAEIALVSARRAALKMDADEGSQSARSALKLTEDPSRLLAAIQVGITLVGFGASATAAVTLAEPVAQWFAGLGVPWIRSVASGLGVFFVTLVISYLTLVFGELAPKRLGLQRAESVAKSVAGPVTVLQKITAPLIWVLSHSTDAAARLLGVTPGSVRPGVTEEEIKLLVTEQGTLLPDEKRMIHEIFELGDMVAKEIMVPRVDALMLEDTATVGEAIEAFRTSGYSRLPVFHEDADTVIGIAMLKDLVGPASRGGFEDPVADYVRPAVFVPETKPILVMLKDMQSAHNHLAVVVDEYGGTAGLVTIEDIVEEIIGEVADEFDRERKYITVLGPDEWMVDGLLSVHEANETLGWDLPLSDEYETVAGWLLVELGHIPAGGEEVRHHDLVVGVDAVRRRRIARIRVSRTSVPDES; encoded by the coding sequence TTGGGTGAGATTCTTCTTGTGATCGTCCTCATCGCGATCAACGGCTACTTTGCGGCTGCCGAGATCGCGCTCGTCAGCGCGCGCCGGGCGGCCCTCAAGATGGATGCCGACGAAGGCTCGCAGAGCGCGCGTTCCGCCCTCAAGCTCACCGAGGACCCGTCGCGGCTGTTGGCGGCCATCCAGGTGGGCATCACTCTCGTCGGCTTCGGTGCCTCGGCTACGGCTGCGGTCACACTCGCCGAGCCCGTAGCGCAGTGGTTCGCCGGACTCGGTGTGCCGTGGATCCGGTCGGTGGCCTCGGGCCTCGGCGTCTTCTTCGTGACGCTCGTGATCTCGTACCTGACGCTCGTCTTCGGCGAGCTGGCGCCCAAGCGGCTCGGTCTGCAGCGCGCCGAAAGCGTGGCGAAGTCGGTCGCCGGTCCGGTGACGGTGCTGCAGAAGATCACCGCGCCGCTCATCTGGGTGCTCTCGCACTCCACGGACGCCGCCGCCCGGTTGCTCGGCGTAACGCCGGGCTCGGTGCGACCAGGGGTGACCGAGGAGGAGATCAAGCTCCTCGTGACCGAGCAGGGCACGCTGCTTCCCGATGAGAAGCGCATGATCCACGAGATCTTCGAGCTGGGCGACATGGTCGCCAAGGAGATCATGGTGCCCCGCGTGGACGCGCTGATGCTTGAAGACACGGCGACGGTGGGCGAGGCCATCGAGGCCTTTCGCACGTCGGGGTACTCACGTCTTCCGGTCTTCCATGAGGACGCGGACACCGTGATAGGCATCGCGATGCTCAAGGACCTCGTGGGGCCCGCGTCACGGGGCGGCTTTGAAGACCCGGTGGCCGACTACGTTCGACCCGCCGTGTTCGTGCCCGAGACGAAGCCCATACTCGTGATGCTCAAGGACATGCAGAGCGCGCACAACCACCTGGCCGTCGTGGTCGACGAGTACGGCGGGACTGCGGGCCTGGTCACCATCGAGGACATCGTCGAGGAGATCATCGGCGAGGTGGCCGACGAATTCGACCGCGAGCGCAAGTACATCACCGTCCTCGGGCCGGACGAGTGGATGGTCGACGGCCTGCTCTCAGTCCATGAGGCGAATGAGACGCTCGGCTGGGACCTGCCGCTGTCCGACGAGTACGAGACCGTCGCGGGGTGGCTGCTGGTCGAACTCGGTCACATACCTGCCGGCGGCGAGGAAGTGCGCCACCACGACCTCGTCGTTGGCGTCGACGCTGTTCGGCGTAGACGTATCGCGCGAATCCGGGTATCAAGGACTTCGGTGCCCGACGAATCGTGA
- a CDS encoding DUF5668 domain-containing protein, producing the protein MSDENTPLPDSSVPVEPEPTPVPAPTPVAHVAVTAAEKPGRTRSGAVWWGVILIVGGLALLASQLVPQFQLWRFWPLIIIAFGIRAMFGTSGTPWSVKALTEGLSTVAVGLIFLGQMLGYLAWDVWLNILRLWPLLLVALGLEIAGKGLKSEWVRALGNVVVIGGLAYGALVMTSTGGGWPVVFMPMGESEPFEFSAEAESGVEDGTARIEGGVGELTVSAGTALATAEGRSPFDPEFDVMSGSRSADVRIGLGSHSWGPANSNTGLDVTLSEDVVWDLEVSAGVTEYDLDLSELVLSALALDAGVSDGTVTLGESDAGDADEAIPVEIESGVSALRIRVPEGDSVRVTVQEGLTGVDMRGDWDRIEDEDPKVYESDRFDDGGAYWDIEIQAGIGGITVEYY; encoded by the coding sequence ATGTCCGACGAGAACACCCCTCTGCCCGACAGCAGCGTTCCGGTCGAGCCGGAGCCGACTCCGGTGCCGGCTCCAACGCCGGTGGCGCACGTGGCGGTGACTGCCGCCGAGAAGCCGGGTAGGACGCGTTCGGGCGCGGTCTGGTGGGGAGTCATCCTCATCGTGGGCGGCCTGGCGCTGCTGGCGAGCCAGCTCGTGCCCCAGTTCCAGCTCTGGCGGTTCTGGCCGCTCATCATCATCGCGTTCGGCATCAGGGCGATGTTCGGCACCTCCGGCACGCCCTGGTCGGTCAAGGCGCTCACCGAGGGTCTGTCCACCGTGGCAGTGGGCCTCATCTTCCTCGGCCAGATGCTCGGCTACCTGGCGTGGGACGTGTGGCTCAACATCTTGCGGCTGTGGCCGCTGCTGCTCGTGGCGCTCGGTCTCGAGATCGCGGGCAAGGGCCTCAAGAGCGAGTGGGTCCGCGCGCTTGGCAACGTGGTCGTGATCGGCGGTCTCGCCTACGGCGCACTCGTGATGACCTCCACCGGCGGCGGCTGGCCCGTTGTATTCATGCCGATGGGTGAGTCCGAGCCGTTCGAGTTCTCCGCCGAGGCGGAGTCGGGCGTGGAGGATGGCACGGCGCGCATCGAGGGCGGCGTGGGCGAACTCACGGTCTCTGCGGGCACGGCGCTTGCCACTGCCGAGGGCCGCTCGCCGTTCGATCCTGAGTTCGACGTGATGAGTGGATCGCGGTCGGCGGACGTGAGGATCGGCCTCGGCTCGCACAGCTGGGGTCCAGCCAATAGCAACACCGGACTCGACGTTACGCTCTCCGAGGACGTTGTCTGGGACCTCGAAGTCTCAGCCGGAGTAACCGAGTACGACCTCGATCTGAGCGAACTCGTCCTGAGCGCGCTCGCGCTCGACGCCGGGGTATCGGACGGCACGGTCACACTCGGCGAATCCGACGCGGGGGATGCGGACGAGGCCATTCCCGTCGAGATCGAGTCCGGCGTGTCTGCCTTGCGCATCCGCGTGCCCGAGGGCGACAGCGTGCGGGTCACGGTGCAGGAGGGACTGACGGGCGTTGACATGCGGGGTGACTGGGACCGAATAGAAGACGAAGATCCGAAGGTCTACGAGAGCGATCGCTTCGACGATGGCGGCGCGTACTGGGACATCGAGATCCAGGCCGGCATCGGCGGCATCACCGTCGAGTACTACTAG
- a CDS encoding PspC domain-containing protein yields the protein MTDQNHPAGNGDQDSTGWVILGGVLIAAGLFLGARTLGILPWPFVEFWGLAVKARYGIGIVVVGILLIVWAQSGHRFTAPVRGTKLYRSREGKWLAGVLGGLAEYFQVDVTWLRLAFIALVVLFDMGALVAAYIIMAIVVPQEPEVPQGVVTAAPAPVVAPAPQPPFEPAPPVADNAAPAAPEQFAAPAPPVEAPAGEDAGPDHPAGITHA from the coding sequence GTGACTGACCAGAATCATCCCGCAGGCAATGGCGACCAGGACTCCACCGGGTGGGTCATCCTCGGGGGCGTGCTCATCGCAGCCGGGCTCTTCCTCGGCGCTCGCACGCTCGGCATCCTGCCGTGGCCGTTCGTCGAGTTCTGGGGTCTCGCTGTGAAGGCGCGCTACGGGATCGGCATTGTGGTCGTCGGAATCCTGCTCATCGTCTGGGCCCAGTCGGGTCACCGCTTCACGGCCCCGGTTCGCGGCACCAAGCTCTATCGTTCGCGCGAGGGCAAGTGGCTTGCCGGTGTGCTCGGCGGGCTCGCCGAGTACTTCCAGGTCGACGTGACGTGGCTGCGACTCGCATTCATCGCACTCGTGGTGCTCTTCGACATGGGTGCCCTCGTGGCTGCCTACATCATCATGGCGATCGTGGTTCCCCAGGAGCCCGAGGTGCCACAGGGCGTCGTGACGGCCGCACCCGCGCCCGTAGTCGCGCCAGCGCCTCAGCCGCCGTTCGAGCCCGCTCCACCTGTGGCAGACAACGCGGCTCCCGCGGCCCCGGAGCAGTTCGCGGCTCCCGCTCCGCCGGTGGAGGCTCCTGCCGGTGAAGATGCGGGGCCCGACCACCCAGCAGGCATCACGCACGCATGA
- a CDS encoding amidohydrolase family protein, whose translation MTTPGSSASGTPAPATAPGDVVDAHVHLFSVPLFRELIEREPKVPARWRKALEDGKWGRRNETLPDLDAREMAEWYGARLDDAGIAKAVVVSVWPDSQYTRDFIAASAGKVSALCNIDPRSPDAPALLEREMAAGFKGVKLYPVNRCFHLSDPACRPFFEKAAELGASIIIHYGVTVDPSGDLRYADPTDLSPVARDYPDMPFVIAHFGAGYLHEALRLGYQCKNVCLDSSGTNNWMDYDPHGYTLAQVFDRALTAFGPERVLFGTDSGTTAPYRKWIAFQQRRTLEELGLSDHDRDLVLRANAVRIFRLDE comes from the coding sequence ATGACGACACCCGGGTCGAGTGCTTCCGGCACTCCGGCACCCGCCACGGCGCCGGGTGATGTCGTCGACGCGCACGTCCACCTGTTCTCGGTTCCGCTCTTCCGGGAACTCATCGAGCGCGAGCCGAAGGTACCCGCACGCTGGCGCAAGGCGCTTGAAGACGGGAAGTGGGGACGGCGCAACGAGACCCTGCCGGATCTCGACGCGCGAGAGATGGCCGAGTGGTACGGTGCGCGTCTTGACGACGCGGGCATCGCCAAGGCGGTCGTGGTCTCGGTGTGGCCCGACTCGCAGTACACGCGCGACTTCATCGCAGCTTCGGCCGGCAAGGTCTCGGCGCTCTGCAACATCGATCCGCGCTCGCCTGACGCGCCCGCGCTGCTCGAGCGCGAGATGGCGGCCGGCTTCAAGGGCGTGAAGCTCTACCCGGTGAACCGGTGCTTCCACCTGTCGGACCCCGCGTGCCGACCGTTCTTCGAGAAGGCAGCCGAGCTTGGCGCCTCGATCATCATCCACTACGGGGTGACGGTCGATCCCTCCGGAGACCTGCGGTATGCGGACCCGACCGATCTCTCGCCGGTGGCGCGCGACTACCCGGACATGCCGTTCGTGATCGCTCACTTCGGGGCGGGCTACCTGCACGAGGCGCTGCGCCTGGGCTACCAGTGCAAGAACGTGTGCCTCGACAGCTCGGGCACGAACAACTGGATGGACTACGACCCGCACGGATACACGCTCGCGCAGGTGTTCGATCGCGCGCTCACCGCCTTCGGGCCCGAACGGGTGCTCTTCGGCACCGACTCGGGCACGACGGCCCCGTACCGGAAGTGGATCGCGTTCCAGCAGCGTCGCACGCTCGAGGAGCTGGGGCTCTCGGATCACGATCGCGACCTCGTCCTGCGCGCCAATGCCGTGCGCATCTTCCGCCTGGACGAGTAG